The Nerophis lumbriciformis linkage group LG34, RoL_Nlum_v2.1, whole genome shotgun sequence genome includes a window with the following:
- the naa20 gene encoding N-alpha-acetyltransferase 20 isoform X1 — protein MTTLRPFTCDDLFKFNNINLDPLTETYGIPFYLQYLAHWPEYFIVAEAPGGVLMGYIMGKAEGSVAREEWHGHVTALSVAPEFRRLGLAAKLMEMLEEISERKGGFFVDLFVRVSNQVAVNMYKRLGYSVYRTVIEYYSASNGEPDEDAYGKTPADFVLVMLDTRQIRDDVHVCRHEESFVQRYGEEVHHSIATSCKARGHRITILVAL, from the exons ATGACGACGTTAAGACCATTCACCTGCGACGACTTGTTTAAATTTAACAATAT CAACTTGGACCCTTTGACAGAAACA TATGGGATCCCCTTCTACCTGCAGTACCTGGCCCACTGGCCTGAGTACTTCATTGTTGCCGAGGCTCCTGGAGGTGTACTGATGGGATATA tcatggggaaggcagaGGGATCCGTGGCCCGGGAAGAGTGGCATGGTCATGTCACAGCTCTGTCCGTGGCTCCCGAGTTTCGAAGGCTCGGATTGGCAGCAAAACTCATGGAAATGCTGGAGGAAATCTCAGAAAG GAAAGGTGGCTTCTTCGTAGATCTCTTTGTGCGAGTATCCAACCAGGTGGCGGTCAACATGTACAAGCGTCTGGGTTACAGCGTCTACAGGACCGTCATCGAGTATTACTCGGCCAGCAATGGTGAACCAGACGAGGATGCTTACGGTAAGACGCCTGCTGATTTTGTCCTTGTAATGTTGGACACGAGACAGATACGTGATGATGTCCATGTGTGCAGACATGAGGAAAGCTTTGTCCAGAGATATGGAGAAGAAGTCCATCATTCCATTGCCACATCCTGTAAGGCCCGAGGACATCGAATAACGATCCTTGTGGCTCTATGA
- the crnkl1 gene encoding crooked neck-like protein 1: MASTAAGKQRIPKVAKVKNKAPAEVQITAEQLLREAKERELELLPPPPKQKITDKEELNDYKLRKRKAFEDNIRKNRTIISNWIKYAQWEESLTEIQRARSIYERALDVDHRNVTLWLKYAEMEMKSRQVNHARNIWDRAITILPRVNQFWYKYTYMEEMLGNVAGCRQTFERWMEWEPDEQAWHSFINFELRYKEVDKARSIYERFVMVHPEVKNWIKYARFEDKHGYIAHSRKVLERAVEFFGEEHVDENLFVAFARFEETQKEFERVRVIYKYALDRIPKQQAQELFKNYTMFEKKFGDRRGIEDVIVSKRRFQYEEEVKANPHNYDAWFDYLRLVESDADPDTVREVYERAIANVPPIQEKRHWRRYIYLWINYALYEELEVLDVDRTRQVYQACLDLIPHKKFTFAKIWLLYGQFEIRQKNLQGARKVMGTAIGKCPKNKLLKGYIELELQLREFDRCRKLYEKYLEFSPENCTTWIKFAELETILGDVGRARAIFELAIGQPRLDMPEVLWKSYIDFEIEQEEFDNTRNLYKRLLQRTQHVKVWISYAKFELSVESSDRLQKCRQIFEEANKGMRSCEEKEERLMLLESWKDFEAEFGSDSSIERVYKLLPEKVKKRRKLTAEDGSDAGWEEYYDYIFPEDAANQPNLKLLAMAKMWKKQQQLATEETVRLNEASEDVPEDSEGNKVSEAEKTNDDRDDSSSSSSSSSSSSSSSSSSSSSSSSSSEDEHDDGDKDKKKDSKKDKDNDKDNDKDNDKDNNKDNNEAQD, from the exons ATGGCTTCTACCGCGGCTGGAAAGCAGCGAATCCCGAAAGTGGCGAAG GTGAAGAATAAAGCTCCTGCTGAGGTCCAAATCACAGCCGAACAGCTTCTTCGAGAAGCTAAGGAGAGAGAACTCGAACTTCTCCCGCCGCcaccaaaacaaaagattaccgATAAAGAAGAACTTAATGATTACAAGTTAAGGAAGAGAAAG GCATTTGAGGACAACATCAGGAAGAATCGCACTATCATCAGTAACTGGATCAAATACGCACAATGGGAGGAAAGCTTGACAGAAATTCAGAG GGCTCGCTCCATTTACGAGCGAGCGCTGGACGTGGACCACCGCAACGTCACACTGTGGCTCAAGTATGCCGAGATGGAGATGAAGAGTCGCCAGGTGAACCACGCTCGCAACATCTGGGACAGAGCCATCACCATCCTGCCCCGCGTCAACCAGTTCTG GTACAAGTACACCTACATGGAGGAGATGCTGGGCAACGTGGCAGGCTGCAGGCAGACGTTTGAGCGCTGGATGGAGTGGGAGCCGGATGAGCAGGCGTGGCATTCTTTCATCAACTTCGAGCTGCGCTACAAGGAAGTGGACAAAGCTCGCAGCATCTATGAGAGAT TCGTCATGGTTCACCCTGAGGTGAAGAACTGGATCAAGTACGCTCGTTTTGAGGATAAGCATGGCTACATTGCTCACAGCAGGAAGGTGTTGGAGCGGGCGGTGGAGTTCTTTGGAGAGGAGCACGTAGACGAGAACCTCTTTGTAGCCTTTGCCAGGTTTGAGGAGACTCAAAAGGAG TTTGAGCGGGTCCGCGTGATCTACAAATACGCTTTGGACAGGATCCCTAAGCAGCAGGCCCAGGAGCTCTTTAAGAACTACACCATGTTTGAAAAGAAATTTGGAGACCGGCGGGGAATTGAGGACGTCATTGTCAGCAAGAGAAGGTTTCAGTACGAGGAGGAAGTTAAG gcTAACCCACACAACTACGATGCCTGGTTCGATTATCTCCGTCTGGTGGAGAGCGACGCAGATCCTGACACGGTGCGAGAGGTTTATGAGCGTGCCATTGCCAATGTCCCACCTATCCAGGAGAAGAGGCACTGGAGACGTTACATCTACTTGTGGATCAACTATGCTTTGTATGAAGAGTTGGAGGTCCTG GACGTTGACAGGACGAGGCAGGTGTACCAGGCTTGTTTGGATCTGATCCCTCACAAAAAA TTCACCTTTGCTAAGATTTGGCTGCTCTACGGTCAGTTTGAGATACGACAAAAAAACCTGCAGGGTGCGAGGAAGGTCATG GGCACAGCGATCGggaaatgtccaaaaaacaaacttcTGAAAGGCTACATCGAGTTGGAGCTGCAGCTGCGAGAGTTTGACCGCTGCAGAAAGCTCTACGAGAAATACCTGGAGTTCAGTCCCGAGAACTGCACCACTTGGATCAAATTTGCAGAGCTGGAGACCATTCTGGGGGACGTAGGCCGGGCCCGTGCTATTTTTGAGCTGGCTATTGGACAACCGCGACTTGACATGCCCGAG GTGCTGTGGAAGTCTTACATCGACTTTGAGATAGAGCAGGAGGAGTTTGACAACACAAGGAACCTCTACAAAAGACTTCTGCAGCGCACCCAGCATGTTAAG GTCTGGATCAGCTATGCCAAGTTCGAGCTGTCAGTAGAAAGCAGTGACAGGCTGCAGAAGTGCCGTCAGATCTTTGAGGAGGCCAACAAGGGCATGAGAAGCTGCGAGGAGAAGGAGGAGCGGCtcatgctgctcgagtcctggaAGGACTTTGAGGCCGAGTTTGGTTCCGACAGCAGCATAGAGCGAGTTTACAAGCTGCTGCCTGAGAAggtgaagaagaggaggaagctGACTGCCGAGGACGGG TCTGACGCTGGCTGGGAGGAATATTATGACTACATCTTCCCCGAGGACGCCGCCAACCAGCCCAACCTCAAGCTGCTGGCCATGGCCAAGATGTGGAAGAAACAGCAGCAGCTGGCCACAGAAGAGACTGTGAGGCTCAACGAGGCTTCAGAAGATGTTCCAGAGGACTCTGAGGGGAACAAAGTAAGTGAAGCCGAGAAGACAAATGATGACAGAGATGACAGcagcagtagtagtagcagtagtagtagtagtagtagtagtagtagtagtagtagtagtagcagcagcagcagcagcgaggACGAGCATGATGACGGAGACAAGGACAAAAAGAAGGACAGCAAGAAGGACAAGGACAACGACAAGGACAACGACAAGGACAACGACAAAGACAACAACAAAGACAATAACGAAGCTCAAGATTAG
- the naa20 gene encoding N-alpha-acetyltransferase 20 isoform X2 — translation MTTLRPFTCDDLFKFNNINLDPLTETYGIPFYLQYLAHWPEYFIVAEAPGGVLMGYIMGKAEGSVAREEWHGHVTALSVAPEFRRLGLAAKLMEMLEEISERKGGFFVDLFVRVSNQVAVNMYKRLGYSVYRTVIEYYSASNGEPDEDAYDMRKALSRDMEKKSIIPLPHPVRPEDIE, via the exons ATGACGACGTTAAGACCATTCACCTGCGACGACTTGTTTAAATTTAACAATAT CAACTTGGACCCTTTGACAGAAACA TATGGGATCCCCTTCTACCTGCAGTACCTGGCCCACTGGCCTGAGTACTTCATTGTTGCCGAGGCTCCTGGAGGTGTACTGATGGGATATA tcatggggaaggcagaGGGATCCGTGGCCCGGGAAGAGTGGCATGGTCATGTCACAGCTCTGTCCGTGGCTCCCGAGTTTCGAAGGCTCGGATTGGCAGCAAAACTCATGGAAATGCTGGAGGAAATCTCAGAAAG GAAAGGTGGCTTCTTCGTAGATCTCTTTGTGCGAGTATCCAACCAGGTGGCGGTCAACATGTACAAGCGTCTGGGTTACAGCGTCTACAGGACCGTCATCGAGTATTACTCGGCCAGCAATGGTGAACCAGACGAGGATGCTTACG ACATGAGGAAAGCTTTGTCCAGAGATATGGAGAAGAAGTCCATCATTCCATTGCCACATCCTGTAAGGCCCGAGGACATCGAATAA